One window of the Bacteroidota bacterium genome contains the following:
- a CDS encoding T9SS C-terminal target domain-containing protein — protein MHRFIFFILIFCVVSTAFPQRDYRTHRRGMLHHTVYNTGELGRVYDNGVGSILPGFSSMEWPPNSSMILNRVNYRGQHNAFGGGLWLAGTRPSGRQYVYCGAVSDANGNATTLLGVSPISIERIENYPILENGRINLAYNPDEAEERIVAKWGTQQLGIVVTRTSRTWSFPGYDSFIIYEYELENTTADTIKDLSAVWTYALGPSMFGYQRTYNRWGEGDYRGQNGEGNQFGRFDLKRWMTYNHDREGRPDTAFFNQWSQPGDRGGLNSPQAAGMMMLYYDYERVARKNETQQIWLTNGDSSGAFDINNKIKQPFMLRYENGNLPATKNQPTLDPLQQRRTGVFQGTSDSLRFRNQLIPFDPANWTYWKGRTRGSTNLSWYQPVVHMYGFFPFTLPPGETIRFAVADVVGYGPGVAGDRIYSDLGGNIRAGVDAGTYFCPIPSWYDTLQYPFLGPKPYIGSTYLQNNPLPWYVTPGVVSIRDVADRAIEMYTGLPLAKYDSLQYEPADSTQTMLRQRKGRGYYNTVPIPVPAPALRVEDTRSAYNKLVWYPYVEDFTNAHANGRLRASFMYYLAMRATSPLGPWAVMDTIHRSDQRFFEDSIYTMLDTNSVEGSYYYYAVVSVDSSGGRSGMTNMRAHLTQAPPVAKLSKVYVVPNPLFVTNPEGGFDARGDVADRIKFRGLTARCTIRIYSYSGQLVQTIEHDGSFGEAYFQISRNNQLIASGVYYFVVEDESGARTNGKFVIVH, from the coding sequence TCCCGGATTCTCTTCGATGGAGTGGCCGCCGAATTCGTCCATGATTCTTAATCGCGTCAACTACCGGGGACAGCACAATGCGTTCGGCGGCGGGCTGTGGCTTGCCGGAACTCGTCCTTCGGGTCGTCAGTATGTGTATTGCGGCGCTGTTTCCGATGCCAACGGAAATGCAACAACACTGCTCGGTGTAAGCCCGATTTCTATTGAGAGAATCGAAAACTACCCTATTCTTGAAAATGGTCGCATCAACCTTGCGTACAATCCCGATGAAGCGGAAGAACGAATTGTTGCAAAATGGGGGACGCAACAGCTTGGCATTGTCGTGACGCGAACGAGTCGTACCTGGAGTTTTCCGGGGTACGACAGTTTTATCATTTATGAATATGAATTGGAGAACACCACGGCAGATACGATCAAGGATTTATCGGCGGTGTGGACGTATGCTCTTGGCCCCTCGATGTTCGGCTACCAGCGGACGTACAACCGGTGGGGCGAAGGCGACTACCGCGGCCAGAACGGTGAAGGGAATCAATTCGGACGCTTCGATTTAAAGAGATGGATGACCTACAATCATGACCGGGAAGGCAGGCCCGATACTGCATTCTTCAATCAATGGTCGCAACCGGGCGACAGAGGCGGATTGAATTCACCGCAAGCAGCCGGAATGATGATGCTGTACTATGATTACGAGCGTGTTGCGCGCAAGAATGAAACACAACAAATCTGGCTGACAAACGGCGACAGCTCCGGTGCATTCGATATCAACAACAAAATCAAGCAGCCGTTTATGCTGCGTTACGAGAATGGCAATCTTCCGGCAACGAAAAACCAACCTACGCTGGATCCCTTGCAACAACGACGAACGGGTGTGTTCCAGGGAACGAGCGACTCGCTGCGTTTCCGCAATCAGTTGATTCCGTTTGATCCCGCGAACTGGACGTACTGGAAAGGACGGACAAGAGGCTCGACGAACTTGTCGTGGTACCAACCGGTGGTTCATATGTACGGGTTCTTCCCGTTCACCCTTCCTCCGGGCGAGACGATTCGATTTGCTGTTGCCGATGTTGTGGGATACGGTCCCGGTGTTGCCGGTGATCGCATCTATTCGGATTTGGGAGGAAACATCAGGGCGGGCGTTGATGCGGGAACATATTTCTGCCCGATTCCAAGCTGGTACGACACGCTTCAATATCCGTTTCTCGGCCCGAAACCGTACATCGGAAGCACATATCTTCAGAACAATCCCCTGCCGTGGTACGTGACGCCGGGAGTGGTTTCCATTCGAGATGTTGCCGATCGGGCAATTGAAATGTACACGGGCCTGCCGCTTGCGAAGTATGATTCTCTGCAGTATGAGCCGGCCGATTCCACGCAGACGATGTTGCGTCAACGAAAAGGCCGTGGCTACTACAACACCGTTCCCATTCCGGTGCCTGCTCCTGCATTGCGCGTCGAAGATACTCGCTCGGCATACAACAAACTTGTTTGGTATCCGTACGTCGAGGATTTCACCAACGCACATGCCAACGGCCGGTTGCGGGCGTCCTTCATGTACTATCTTGCAATGAGAGCGACAAGCCCGTTGGGCCCCTGGGCCGTGATGGATACGATCCACCGGAGCGACCAGCGCTTCTTTGAAGATTCCATCTATACTATGCTCGACACGAACAGTGTTGAAGGATCCTACTACTACTATGCTGTTGTTTCCGTGGATTCGTCGGGTGGAAGGAGCGGGATGACGAATATGCGTGCGCATCTTACGCAGGCCCCGCCGGTTGCGAAGCTCTCCAAAGTGTATGTCGTCCCGAATCCCTTGTTCGTCACCAATCCCGAAGGCGGTTTCGATGCCCGCGGCGACGTAGCGGACAGGATAAAATTCCGCGGGTTGACGGCCCGCTGCACGATTCGCATCTACTCATATAGCGGACAGCTTGTGCAAACGATCGAGCACGACGGAAGTTTCGGAGAAGCGTACTTCCAGATTTCCCGCAACAACCAGTTGATTGCGTCGGGAGTGTACTATTTTGTTGTGGAAGATGAGTCCGGCGCGAGGACGAATGGTAAGTTTGTGATTGTTCATTGA